A window of the Deinococcus gobiensis I-0 genome harbors these coding sequences:
- a CDS encoding MFS transporter: MTPPGRGPSPLLFAALGTLVFLNVYAPQSLLPLLSREFRVGAAEVGTVVGATTLAMALASPFVGVLADALGRRRVVVWAYALLVLPAVAAVFAPTLGTLNLARFAQGLLIPGVMVALNAYIAEEVPPAGRARALTAYVTGTVLGGFLGRFLAGLVADVQSWHAAFWLLALASLAGWGLARTLPREAGFTPRRDPRAVAAGLGAHLRNPALLTTCAVGFLILFTLVGLFNTLTLRLAEAPYALTTAQTGGVFAVYLLGVVITPLAGPFLAARGPRTALLTAVGASLAGLLLTLAAPLPLVVLGVAAAACGVFLSQSAALAAVQRSVTGARSLATGLYHSAYYGGAALASVVAGQVFAARGWAGVAALVMGSMALAGLVGVWGWRGRAGAGSASLRP, from the coding sequence ATGACCCCGCCCGGACGCGGCCCCTCGCCGCTGCTGTTCGCCGCGCTGGGGACGCTGGTCTTCCTGAACGTGTACGCCCCGCAGAGTCTGTTGCCGCTGCTGTCGCGCGAGTTCCGCGTGGGGGCGGCCGAGGTGGGCACGGTCGTCGGCGCGACCACGCTGGCGATGGCGCTGGCCTCGCCGTTCGTCGGCGTGCTGGCCGACGCGCTGGGGCGGCGGCGGGTGGTGGTGTGGGCCTACGCGCTGCTCGTGCTGCCGGCCGTGGCGGCCGTGTTCGCGCCGACGCTGGGCACCCTGAACCTCGCCCGCTTCGCGCAGGGCCTCCTTATTCCCGGGGTGATGGTGGCCTTGAACGCCTACATCGCCGAGGAGGTGCCGCCGGCCGGCCGCGCCCGCGCGCTGACCGCCTATGTCACCGGCACCGTGCTGGGCGGGTTTCTGGGGCGCTTCCTGGCGGGGCTGGTCGCGGACGTCCAGAGCTGGCACGCCGCCTTCTGGCTGCTGGCGCTGGCCTCGCTGGCGGGCTGGGGGCTGGCGCGCACGCTGCCGCGCGAGGCGGGCTTCACGCCCCGGCGCGACCCGCGCGCCGTCGCGGCGGGCCTGGGCGCGCACCTGCGCAACCCGGCGCTGCTGACGACCTGCGCGGTCGGTTTCCTCATCCTGTTCACGCTGGTGGGGCTGTTCAACACCCTCACCCTGCGCCTCGCGGAGGCCCCATATGCGCTCACGACCGCGCAGACCGGGGGCGTGTTCGCGGTGTACCTGCTGGGGGTGGTCATCACGCCGCTGGCCGGGCCGTTCCTGGCGGCGCGCGGGCCGCGCACGGCGCTGCTCACGGCGGTCGGGGCCAGCCTCGCGGGGCTGCTGCTGACCCTGGCCGCGCCCCTGCCCCTGGTCGTCCTCGGGGTGGCGGCGGCGGCCTGCGGGGTCTTCCTGTCGCAGTCGGCGGCGCTCGCGGCGGTGCAGCGCAGCGTCACGGGGGCGCGCAGCCTCGCCACGGGGCTGTACCACAGCGCCTATTACGGGGGGGCCGCCCTCGCGAGCGTGGTCGCCGGGCAGGTGTTCGCGGCGCGGGGCTGGGCGGGCGTGGCGGCGCTGGTCATGGGCAGCATGGCGCTCGCGGGGCTGGTCGGGGTGTGGGGCTGGCGGGGCCGCGCCGGGGCCGGGAGTGCTAGCCTCCGGCCATGA
- a CDS encoding enoyl-CoA hydratase/isomerase family protein → MTTTQLTAPGAYPGLRVTLHEGGILELVLDSPQTLNSVDARGHRALTEIWRDIDAAAGVRCVLIRGEGRGFSSGGDFSMIEEMTQDFTALARVWREARDLVYNVVNCGKPIVSAIHGPCVGAGLAVALLADVSVAARTARLADGHVRLGVAAGDHAAIIWPLLCGLNKAKYYLLTGESLSGEEAERIGLVSLCVPDEDLLDRAWAVARRLAQGSPTAVRWTKYALNNWLRQAGPTFDASLALEFLGFTGPDAREGLASLREKRPPRFEEDAPI, encoded by the coding sequence ATGACCACAACCCAGCTCACCGCGCCGGGCGCGTATCCCGGCCTCCGGGTCACGCTGCACGAAGGCGGCATCCTGGAACTCGTCCTCGACTCGCCGCAGACCCTCAACAGTGTGGACGCGCGCGGCCACCGCGCCCTGACCGAGATCTGGCGCGACATCGACGCGGCGGCGGGCGTGCGCTGCGTCCTGATCCGGGGCGAGGGCCGGGGGTTCTCGTCGGGCGGCGACTTTTCCATGATCGAGGAGATGACGCAGGACTTCACGGCGCTGGCCCGGGTGTGGCGCGAGGCGCGTGACCTCGTCTACAACGTGGTCAACTGCGGCAAACCCATCGTGAGCGCCATCCACGGCCCCTGCGTGGGGGCGGGGCTGGCGGTCGCCCTGCTGGCCGACGTGAGCGTCGCCGCCCGGACGGCCCGCCTCGCCGACGGGCACGTGCGCCTGGGGGTGGCGGCCGGCGACCACGCCGCGATCATCTGGCCGCTGCTGTGCGGGCTGAACAAGGCCAAGTACTACCTCCTGACCGGCGAGAGCCTCAGCGGCGAGGAGGCCGAGCGCATCGGGCTGGTGAGCCTGTGCGTGCCCGACGAGGACCTGCTCGACCGGGCCTGGGCGGTGGCGCGCAGGCTCGCCCAGGGCAGCCCGACCGCCGTGCGCTGGACCAAATACGCCCTGAACAACTGGCTGCGGCAGGCCGGGCCGACCTTCGACGCGAGCCTCGCGCTGGAATTTCTGGGTTTCACCGGCCCCGACGCCCGTGAGGGGCTGGCGAGCCTGCGCGAGAAGCGCCCACCCCGATTCGAGGAGGACGCGCCCATCTGA
- a CDS encoding LysR family transcriptional regulator, translating into MSRDPAPPTPTLSQLRALIAVAQAGSFGEAAAELGVSQSSLSEAVGRLEAMTGRPLLRRTPGGTVATAAGERVLAHARAAVQAAGDVLLAAQDSGELSGTLRVAAYRSVATHLLPPALATFRRAHPGVRTVLLDGDTEETDAELALRTGRADAAVVVQGHTPGLHLTPLVYDEYLFVAPAARGDHPATLEELSGQTLFLPPGRDQCHRLVRQYLEREGVSLSGLTENPQDSVILSMVAHGLGVTILPRLALHPLPGGLVSLPLPGGLSRPLALAVLPWRAHLPLLRAFTDTLTRTLAARVPGGPPTPPPGAWPPALH; encoded by the coding sequence ATGAGCCGGGACCCTGCTCCACCGACGCCGACCCTCTCGCAACTGCGCGCCCTGATCGCCGTGGCGCAGGCCGGGAGCTTCGGCGAGGCGGCGGCCGAACTGGGGGTCTCGCAGTCCAGCCTCAGCGAAGCGGTGGGCCGCCTGGAAGCCATGACCGGCCGGCCCCTGCTGCGGCGCACGCCCGGCGGCACGGTCGCCACCGCCGCCGGAGAACGGGTGCTGGCCCATGCCCGCGCCGCCGTGCAGGCCGCCGGGGACGTGCTGCTGGCCGCGCAGGACAGCGGGGAACTCAGCGGGACCCTGCGCGTGGCGGCGTACCGGTCGGTCGCCACCCACCTGCTGCCCCCGGCACTGGCGACCTTCCGGCGCGCCCACCCCGGCGTGCGGACCGTGCTGCTGGACGGCGATACCGAGGAGACCGACGCCGAACTTGCCCTGCGCACCGGGCGCGCCGACGCGGCGGTGGTCGTGCAGGGACATACGCCGGGCCTGCACCTCACGCCGCTGGTCTACGACGAGTACCTGTTCGTCGCCCCGGCGGCGCGCGGCGACCACCCCGCCACCCTGGAAGAGCTGAGCGGCCAGACCCTGTTCCTGCCCCCCGGGCGCGACCAGTGTCACCGGCTCGTCCGGCAGTACCTGGAGCGGGAGGGGGTATCGCTCAGCGGCCTGACCGAGAACCCCCAGGACAGCGTGATCCTGAGCATGGTGGCGCACGGACTGGGCGTGACCATCCTGCCCCGGCTGGCCCTGCATCCCCTGCCGGGCGGGCTGGTGAGCCTGCCGCTGCCGGGGGGCCTGAGCCGGCCGCTGGCCCTGGCCGTCTTGCCCTGGCGCGCGCACCTGCCGCTACTGCGCGCCTTTACCGACACCCTCACCCGGACCCTGGCCGCCCGCGTTCCGGGGGGCCCCCCCACCCCGCCGCCCGGAGCGTGGCCCCCGGCGCTGCACTGA